TCGGGTGCCGGCGAGGGGGGTCCCCCGCGGGCTCCCCGCGCCCCAGCTCCCCGTGACGGTAAAGCCTCCTCTTGTTCCAGCTTGGCTTCGAGGATGTGATCGCGGAGCCCGAGCTCACCCACTCCTTCGACAAGGTGTGGATCTGCAGCCACGCTCTGTTTGAGCTCAGCAAGTACGTGATCTACAAGGTCCTGACTCTGGTCCTCGCCATTCCGATGGCCCTGGTTGTGGGGATCGTCTTCGCCACGCTCAGCTGCCTCCACATCTGGTAAGGGCGTGCTGTGTCCGGGCTCTGCCGGCAGCTCCGCAGAGCTCCTTTCCTCTAGCATTCACTATTGCCCAACCACCGGGCGCAGACTTTACACAGCTAGCCAGATCTGCTAATATTAACTGCTTTATTTCTAAAGGGACAGTAAAGGAAACAGTGCTTTCTCTGTGATTCAGTTCCCTGCCTTGGTTTTACCAGCGGTCTGTCATGACTATATAAGCTCCTTGGGGCAGAGAGCCTGTGTTCCTGCTTGGACAGCACCTACAGCAATGGATTCCAACCTTGGCTGACTTCTGGAGTGATAATAGTGTCTGAATTTGGTTTTTAAACTGAAGTGCAGAATTTGTTCAAAAGTGTATTTTAAATGAATTATCTAGGCAGAAGTATTACTAACACTTGAAGTTATTACTAACTTTTTAGTACTGTtacctcttttatttttttcctcacagacTGAAGAAAGCTTTTGAGGGCCCAGCTGGCTCTGTGTTACTGACATAGAATGTAGTGCCAGTGCCTTGCATCTGGTGCATAGCTATCTCTAGATGCAGTGCTCCAAAGCCCTTCCACCTAAGCAAAAAACTCTGCTGAGCTCAGGAAAGCTGCTTCTGGCCATGGCACAAGTTCACAGGCAAATACGCTGGCCATCCAAGTCACAGAAAACCTGTATACTTTAAGCATAATGTGATCACAAAATATCAGGAAGTATTTCTGAGACCAGAAAGGGAGATGAtggtggagaaggagaaaaggtgTGGAGTATGGTGAGGTTGAGGAAAGAACTGACAATCCAAAAGGCTGTAGAGGAAGGAATGAATGCAGATTATTGGCAATATTTCTGCAAACCAAGATTTTCCATATACATGAGTTTTGGGCAAAGTCTAATTTGATTTGGGTAACACTGGAATCCTTTTCCTTTTATCAGGGAAAACAGAATACAGAAACTGGAAGTAAACTCAAAGCCCTAGGAATACATTGATTATCTGAACTTATGGTGGCAATCTTGTGGGTGCAGATTTCAGTTTTTGAAAGTACAGTGGAAGCTTGTGTTGGTAACATTGTCAAGCCACTTTGAAAACTGATTAACTTGAATTGTGGAACATAGTGTTTGCACAATATCCAAAGGAGTTGCAGTGCAGTTTAGGGATGCCCACTTGCTATATCTCTTGTTCCCAAATTGTTACAAACAAACAGTTCATAGGCATAGTGTTGCCCAGATTTTTAGATTTGTCAGCTGTCACTCCACCATAGTGTGCAGTGTGACTGCAAAAGGGTATAGTGAGTATATACAGGTTTCCAGTAGTGAAATATCTGTGGAAAAATTCATCAATGCCAAATTAAAACTGTAGTGCTTTTTTGTGCTTCAGAAGGATCTTGTATCTGGATTTCACAGACAGGGTTTTACAGGGTTTCACTGATCCAGGACTCAGAGGTCAGTTACTATTTATGCACGTAGTCCCTAGTGACCATCTCAGGAACTGGGGGTTCTCAGTACATGTGAAATGGGACTTTCCGAATGTAGCACTTCGCTTGAAACGTCTCTCTCGACTTTCTGTGAGCACACTTGCTTTCAGTTTCGTGCCCAGGTTCATTGTCAACATAGAATTGATCTTTAGTTTTGATCTTCCTTGTACCTGGGATGGATGTGAAAGAATCACATAACTCAGTAGTGCTGTCTGCATCCCCTTGGACTCCATCCGGTGCTACCATCCAAAGGCAATACTGCCTCATGTTCCCACAAACTCAAACTGGATTTGTTCCAACACACTGAGACTAAGTTGGCATCTCTAAGTTGGCACCTCTAAGTTGGCACCTCTTCATGTTCCAGATACCATGCGAGTGAGGAGTTCAACGTTGCTGCATTTGAGAGGGTGGTGCAAAAGCAGTACACGTTTAAAGGCCCTAAATACAGAGTACAGGGTAGTTCCCTTGTAGGCCCATTgggtctgaaaaaaaaaaataactccTTGTTTTGTAcatgaaagaaagggaattCCATGATAACTTCAGCTGTTTAAATGTCATGGGAAGACCCTGGGGCAAACCCGCCCAGAAGTCTGTCACTAAGAGTCTCTCTGCTTCACTTTTATCATCCAAACCAGTGAGGTGATGATGTTGAAATGTTGTAAGGGAGCCTTTTCTAGGGATAAATTCAAAAGTGTTTCAACAACTTCTGGAGGTGCTCAAGCAGAAAGCTCTGTTGATGTCACACATGTTGTTGCAGTTTTATCAGCGTGTTAAAATCCACGTCTAACTCAGCATTTCTTACGCTCAGGGGCGCCTTGTGAATTGCCCCATCGCACCTGATAGTAAACGTTGTCTTTCACCTGTAAAAAGAAAGCTAAGTAAGAAACATATAGTAATACacctcattttcatttttaaccATAAAGATGGAACATATTATGTTCCCAAACTGGCTGCTTGAGCCAGAATCTGGTTTCATGCTACCTGGTAAAAGATGCTGATGGGCTGAACCTGGGCCAGCTAGCAGGCTGGTGATCCACATACAAGCCAGTTCAAGGAAGTCAACTTCACATTTTTCCGTTACTGATGACTGTCATTCTCAGAGTATACAGGCCACACTGAGTTGTGACACCTTTCTGTGAAATTAGCAAGTTTTAAAATATGCCCTCAGATTGTAGTTGTTAAGGTTGTTGATTTTTGAACATGAACAGAACACTTCAGGTTTTACAGGCAGCTCATGcaaaatttttatatttcttatgGAGCAGTGATTGATTCTTGTTCCAAGCCACATGTTTGCAACCTCTTGGAAATTAATACTTGAATTTCATGTATGCTGTTTTGTAATTTTATCAGAATAGTGTTCTGGTGCATTGCATATTTATACTAAGAATCAGTGACCCATAATTTGAGTCTTGGATCTGAGATGGGCTCACTCAGCTCTATACATCATAGGCTAAAGCAGTAGGTATTCACAGCACTTCTCCACTTGAGCTGCCATTCACAGTGCTAAGACAGAACCATGGATTTACATGAAAAGCAGATATGGACATGCATTATTTCTTACCTTTTTGTATTCCACAACTTCATTTACAAAGCTGCTGCTACCACATTCAATCCTAAAACCATGTCCCTACTGACTCCTTGAAATCTAAATAAATTACAGCTAGGAAGGCCTACCTTATAATCTGGTGGTGCTGTCTTGATGCCTCTCTTTGATGTCCAGTACATATCCCTtggtttaggaaaaaaaagtatgtgGATGTTGCCTTGCTTCTTTTGTAGTAGTTTTATCATTTCCAGTCTATCCAGGTCCTGGAATACATAATATTTGATTTTAATGCACTTCAAATACTGTGTATGAGATGTGAAAGGCTATGGTGGTTATCCATTGCCTCACTTGTCCCAGTGGTTAATGGCATGCAACAAGCTGTAGAACTGCTAGGTAATTTTTAGCCTTTTCACAATGCTTGCTTGTATTGTAGAGCTATACAAGACTTTTCATTCAAAATCATGATATAGTACATGGAGTTAGATAATTTAAGCACAGAAACCTAGAGCATTTGAAAAATAGTATTAAGACATTTCTGAGATTCCATTTTGAAAAACCTTACAGGAGAAGTCATGATTCTTCACTTTGAAGCCAGAATCTCAATTAATGGTGCATGACTGCTCCAACATTGTTGCCCATGTCTATAAAAGTTGATTCTCATTATTAGTGGGAATTAAACTGTGCTCTGCCATTTCCAAGAGGTGTTTAGTTCTTGACAGTGCTCGTTCAGGGCTTAGCAAGAAGCAAAAGTAACGTGAGCAAAAGTGAGAAACATTGAGGGAAATAATTTTGTGGGTGTCATGCCTTGAAcagaataaagagaaaataggatagaaggggaaaaatggggtaaTTGGCACTTTTCAGTTCAACAGTTCCCGTAAGACACAATTCATGCCACTTGGTCAAAGGAGGtgtattttataatatatatacatagcAAGATTCAGTGAGAGGTCATGTAGGTAGCTGTCTTCAGCTTAGATGACAAATTCAACAgaccttttgttttcttcccaatGTGGTTCTACATGCTAACACTAGCAGTACCAGTATGGCATCAGGGTACCTACCATGTCTGTGAACAAATCTGTGGACCAGGCTAAATCCACAGCAAAGGATGGGTACGTTATATTTGTCAGGTCACAAAAACAAATACATGGCTTCTAATGGCATTtgattattaatttttaagtgTGGCTGGTCACTCCATGGAAAGCACATTGCACCCTCTGATAATCTGGCAGTATCGCACTGTCAGATAAGATACCCTGTGCAGAACAGGATGCAGACTTGTACACATGTAAATACACACATAATTTAAAACTTAGAAAAATACCTTTTATGACTCTCCTTGGTGTAAAGGATTTTCTTCTCTGAGGAAAGACGTTTGAGTAATTGTTCTATAAGTAGAtggacttttattttaaaattgaaagtTATTTACATTAATTAGCTTTGGTTGCTATTATGTCTCATGTATCCTCCTATGGATTTAGCTTACATTGGGATTTGCATGCATTTACCATAAATTAAAAACTGTAATAATAAGTGCTTAAAGATTGTAAAACATTACCAAAAcattttaatgtttattttccaTAAGATTACCAAAATAGTTTGACTTCCAGTAATCAAAATAGGTTGAGTTCCAGTACCGTGTGAATTACCTCTACAGTAATTTCAAGTACTATGATCACTGCTTCTCCGGCCTTCTATATCTTTCTGTGAATCTTCTGCATACTGTggtatttgttttatttgtattttgtgTGATCCTGTCAACAGAGGGTCCAAAAGAAATGTtgtcttttctgcttctctccagTTCAGTtaggttttaaaaaaattgggCCAAATTAATTATAGATGGTATCAAAGGAAAAATTACATTGTCCTTATAAACTATCTGAAATGGAAAAGCGGTGAAGTCAGCACAAACAAAATAGCCATTTCTGGTGTGTTCCCTGTATTGCTTGGaaaaatagcaattttttttttctgtttgcattaTTGATGTTTATCAGCAGTATTCTAACAGGTTAAGGCCTAGTTTTTTATTCTATAAATGATGTATTCTCTATGCAGTGATATTATAGGTGGTTATAAACACATAGCTTACAGGGTTGAGTTTAAAACTAGAGGCACAACTTTCCAGTAATGCTCACAGTCCTATATGGGCTGTTTCAGCAGAGACAAAAGAGAAGGTTTTAGAAAAACTATTCTTGTTTAAATCCATCTGGGCTAGCTTTGAGTAGAGCACTGATGTTCTAGTATATGGCTTGCATTGTATGACAAAAGCTATTAGATAAACACTGAAAGTAATTAATTTTGATTCTGTACATTTCTAACCTTCAAAAATTTTTAAACGTGGTAGGTATTTTCTACTTTGTTAATCTGAGGAGTATGCATTGTAAATACACAGCAACTTTTTTTCAGACTTAGGATGAAATATTAAATTAGGTATTTTCTGTCATTCCAGTCAGAGTGAAAATTCTGCAGTGGAATTATGCAAATGCCAGACTGGGAACTTAAATTTTGAATGCAACAGTGAAGTAGGACAGAGTTTTTTATCATTGTCAAAATAATCTATATGTTCTTCTGCCTAATTTAGGAAGTAAACATGTTCAGTatggcagagattttttttaaaaccttgCGCTAGTAGAACTTCAGTATTATTTATGTATACATTTAGTTTGTCTGCACCCAAGTAAGAGCAGGTTAGTGAAATGACCAGAGGTTTAGGCCAGTAAATGACTAAGGAAGGAGAGTAACTTCAAATATTGTGGTCAGTTGTCATGTATCCACTGGCCCTCGTGAGCTGCCCATGTGCACTTCTGGCTCTCCTCCACTGTTAGCATGCTTGGCTCAAGCCGCCAGTAATGACATTGCTTCGGAATTGGCACACAGGGAGAGCAATCCCCAGATGCTTACCAAAGCTCAGGAGATGAAAGCACAATATTCTCTAGTATGCACCCTGAGTGAATAAAAAGATCTTATCCCCTGACAAGGAGTTCTGACCATATTCTAATGTTAATTTCTCACTCACAAATCAAGAATTTTACAGGATCATCCCATTTTTCTGAGATGTGGCATGTACCTGTATTGTAATAATCTGATGTTACTGGATATTGCCTCCCTGTTTCTGTTTTACTGTAGCATCTTGGAATAGGGATGGGTAGGAATGAGACACCAACGGTGTGAAGTGCATGTATGCCTGTGCACTTGTGTGTGCCTGCAGGACAGACAAAGAAACACCAGAAGATGCAGCAGAGCAAGAAGAGATTGTAAaggctgtttccagtaaatcaAACTGGGGAACATAGTGTTTCTGTCAACCCCTACAGACCCACATTCAGATACGACCACAGCACAAGTGAGTCCTTAGGGGATGAATGCTCTTCAGCCATGGTGGGTGGCAGCAGGGCTATGGCAGATCATGcacacctgccctgccaggagcagggagagacAGCAAAAGTTCAGCATTCTAAATGGCATGTAAACAAATTGCCAGTTAATAAACAGAGAGAATGACTGCAAGAGTCAACTTGCTtaaatatgtatatgtatatgtatatgtatatgtatatgtatatgtatattcTGAAGTTATAAAAGGTAAGGAACCACTTCTCGTCCCTAAGATGTCGCACCTGTGTGTCGTTGTCCTGATTTCCCTGTGCTGTAGCAGCACCAATCTTCCAATTTTTCGTTTTCTCTTTTGCAGGGTTGTGGTGCCTTTTGTGAAAACCTGTCTCATGGTCCTGCCTTCAGTGCAAACTGTATGGAAGAGCCTGACAGATGTTTTTGTTGTACCATTCTTTCAGAGCCTAGGCCGGTGCTTTGCCATGGTTAATATACGCCTGGACCAAGAGTAAACTTCGGAGATGTGACACTGCTGTAGTTGTAGCTGGTGTTATACTTCTTTGCTAACCTAACATACAAGCACTTGCCATTCATTCCAAACTTAAATTACAATGGCTGGTTTAAGTGGGAACATgctgtttttattaaaactCATTTATTATCAGGGAGATCCATTTAAGAATTAGTAGGCAGTTTTCATAGCTCACTATTTCAACAACAGAGTGACCATGGAGTATATTGGCAACACTTTATTTTAATGGTAGGTTGATTGGTAGATTATGGGAGAATTCTCATGGAGGACTAAATGCCACCAGAGTGATAATGATTGGTGTTATtgctataaataaataaaggaatagGCTGTGATACCTTAGACAAAACTGATCTCTAGGGTTTCACACTGACTTTACTGCAGTTCCACCAGGGATCATTTTTGGCTCCACTATGCAGAATGATAAACCCAGTCCTCTGTTATCAGCAGTTAAAGTGAACGTGACTCATTGCATAAACATACAGGCAAAGGAACTGTTGTGTAATTCTCCTGTAttgggggaggagaggggaagcTCCCTAGAAGTTTATCCCTTAAAATAAGGTGTTAGTTAATGATCTGTAACATTAGCTAATctgtatattttatttaatgagAGATTAACTTTGCTGTATATTTTGTACCTTTGTAAATGACAGTTGATCAGGTTTCTATGAAGCATAGTTTCTCTAGTATTTGAATTCTAACCAACTTATTAAGCAGCAAGAGTGAGACactgcaaaaattattttagacaactaatatttccttttctaaaTTAAATAGATTTTGAGTGTTGCTGTGcaattttaatatattaattatatatgaTTGTGTGTAAAAGCAAAG
This region of Zonotrichia albicollis isolate bZonAlb1 chromosome 4, bZonAlb1.hap1, whole genome shotgun sequence genomic DNA includes:
- the CAV2 gene encoding caveolin-2 encodes the protein MGLETEKVDTRIFMDDDDNFPRSGGPALSDAEKCAEDELDRDPHGLNSHLQLGFEDVIAEPELTHSFDKVWICSHALFELSKYVIYKVLTLVLAIPMALVVGIVFATLSCLHIWVVVPFVKTCLMVLPSVQTVWKSLTDVFVVPFFQSLGRCFAMVNIRLDQE